The sequence AAAATCGAGGGGCTGGGAAACCAGCGCTCCTTCTTTAGAATTCAGCTGGGGAAAGGTAAATCCTTTTTTCTGGTAGAAGGAAAGCATGTCTTCCGGAAATTGTCCCCGAAAAAAGGGGTCGAGGAAGAAGCGATTGAGAAACCCATCATAGCGTTGCGCTGCTTCCTGGTCCTCTTCTCGTTCCGTGGCTGGCTGAACCGGTGAAAGGTTCAGGGTGATGCCAATGGGTTTTTTGATTCCCTCTTCGCGAAAGGTTTTCAGTGTATATCCGTGGGAGAGAATGAGGTTTCGGGCCACTTGCAGGGCAACCCCAAAATCCTTTTTCCCGGGGGCTAATCTCCCTTCATAATTGCCTGGGAATGCTACCACCCAGGGTTCGTTGTGGGTAATCCAGAGGTCCACGTCATCTTTGAAGGTTTGAAAAAGAAGCTTTGCATAGTGGGTAAAGGCATGAATAGTCGCCTCGTTTTCCCATCCACCTTCCTCCTGAAGTCTCTGGGGAAGGTCCCAGTGATAAAGGGTAACGACGGCCCGGATTCCAGTCTCTTTGAGCGTGTCAATGAGTCGGCGATAGAAGTCAAGCCCTTTCTGGTTAACCTGACCTTTTCCTTCGGGGAATATCCGAGCCCAGGCAATTGAGAAACGATAGGCATTAACTCCTAATTCTCTCATGAGGGCTACATCTTCCTCATAGCGGTGATAGTGGTCGCAGGCCACATCACCGGTAGTACCATCAGCGATGTTTCCTGGGGTATGGGCAAAACGGTCCCAGATATTTTCGCCTTTACCATCTTCGTTCCAGGCACCTTCGATCTGATGCGCGGAAGTGGCGACACCGAAAAGAAAATCTGATGGAAAATGAGGCACCCATACTCCTCCCTTCGTTCATTTTTAATATGCCTAAAGTGTTATGGCGTGCGTTGATTGCGTATTTTCCTTGATATAGTACAATTATAACTGTGCCTGACAGGACCTGTGTAGTGGTTCCTCTTTTGTGCTACCTCGTTTCTATGGTATAAATAGTGTAGAACGGAAAAAGGAGTGAGGCGCTTGAATCAGCTTTATCGAGAGATTGCTGAACAACCCGAAGTGTTTCGCCGCATCGCTGCTTCGTGCATTACCGAGGAGCAATTTTTGGCCTGGCAGAGGCAATTGCCAGGACGTATCTACTTTGTGGGGATGGGAAGTTCACTCTTTGCAGCGTATCCAGCGTATCTGTACCTCCTCGAGGGTGGTTTTCCGGTGGAATGGATCGATGCTTCGGAATTCCTCCATTACGGTCTTGGGGGGATTCGTAACCAAGACACGCTTTTTCTCCTCTCGCAGTCGGGCGAATCATACGAAATTTTGAAAATTCTAGAAAAGCTCTCGGTAAAGCCATACCGTATCGGTGTCACGGCTTCTTTGGAAAGCACCATGGCCAAAAAGTGCGATACCATCATTGATATCTTGAGCGGTCCGGAAAAGGCGATTACTTCAACCAAAACCCATACCGCGATGCTTTCGGTTTTGAACCTTTGGGCGATGGCTTATCGTGGGGATCGGGAAGGGTTTTTCCGAGCGAAAGGAGAGCTTGAAAATGTTGCCGATGAAGCAGAACGCCTCATTACCAGTTCTCCAGAGTGGGCCAGGCGCGCTATTTATAACCTGGAACTTTTGCAGGAATCGGACGCTCGGGTGATTATAGCGCGGGGGTACTCTCTGAGTGCAGCCTGGCATGGATGCCTCTCGTTTTATGAGTGTGCCAAAGAAACGTTTTTGAGTTTCTCTGGTGGTCAGTTCCGACACGGACCTCTGGAATTAGCGGTGAAAAAAATGCTGGCAGTGCTCCTCATGCCTCCAGGGAGGACAGCCATTCCCATGCAGGGTCTGGCTGAGTTTTTAGTCCAGAAGGGAGTCAAAGTGTTGAGTATCGGTCAGTGTGCTCTTGCTCCCAGGTATAACCTGGAGGTACTTCCTTTTTATGCGAACAATGAGTTTTTTGCCCCCCTTCTTTCCATTATCACGATCATGCTCCTTTCATATTACATTGCTGAGGAAAAAGGAATTGAGCCGGGGACAGCCTACCTCATCAAGAAAATTACCCTGGAGGAATAGTCATGTCCAGAGCCTTTGTCATCGGAAACATCAGCCTGGATTTAATCCTAGGAGGAATTGATGATTTCCCCGACTGGGGGGTGGAGGTCCTGGTTCCGGGATACGTCATGCGACCTGGTGGGGAAGGGAGCAATGCCGCTTTGGCTCTTGCCGATTTAGGTATGGAAACCTTTATTGTGGGAACCATCGGACAGGATGAAACCGGCGAAGAGATCGCGCGGAGTTTCAAGCGGCGAAAAATCCGGACCGAATTTCTTTTTTTCGAGTCCGATTTTCAAACCGGCCTTTCGGTGGCTTTGACACACCGGGATACTCAGGAACGGAGCTTCTTTACCGAACTCGGTGCCCAGAGTGCCCTTTCTTTAACCCACCTGGCGCAGGTTTTCTCTGCGATAGCAGACGGTGATTGTGTGCTCCTCGGTGGGTATTTTCTCTCTTCAGGAATCCGCCAGCCCGGGCTCCCGGATATGCTCTGGAAGCTCAAGAAGGAAAAACGGGTAACCCTTTTTCTTGATACTGGTTGGCCCACTGAGGGATGGGCGGAAGAGGTGAAAAAGGAGACGCAACGGCTCCTTGCCCCCTTCGACTATTTTCTTCCCAACGAAAAAGAAATTTCGGGTCTGGTCGACTTTCCAGAGGACATTTTTCGCTTTTTTTCGGGAACTCTTCTGGTTAAGAGCGGAAAAGAAGGGTGTTTTTGCTATACTCCTTCGGATGCTTTCTCTGTTCCCACCATTCCCGTTAAGGTCCAGGATACAATTGGTGCTGGGGATTATTTTGACGCGGGGTTCATTTTTGCCCTTGCGGAGGGGTATGGTCTCAAGGAGGCACTTGTGGTGGCCAATCTCGTTGCTTCCCTAAACATTGCGTCATCACCAAGAAGGGAAAAGTTGGTGAATCATGATGAAGTCAGAAAGTACCTCCGGCAGTAACTCCCAGGTGCAGTTTATCGGGTATGAGGTGTTGAAATTTCATTTTGAACAGGACGCATCAGGAGAGAAGGAGGGGTGGAATTTTTATCCGGACGTCCGGATTGCTGTTCTGAAAGATGGTACTCTGAGAGGCGAAGTGCTCCTTTCGGCAAACGCTTTCCTTGAATTCAAAGGAGGGAAACGATGTGCTATTGCGGTGCTTTGGCGAGGGTTTTTCCAGAGCCTCAATATGACTCAGGAGGAGTTGAAACAGTATTGCCTGGTGAAAGGTTCGGCCTATCTTATTTCTCCACTTCGGACTTTTGTGAACGATTTTCTGGAGAACGTTCGGAAGATTTCACATGACGCTCTTTAACCGGTCTTTAGTTCGTAACTTGAAACGCCTGCGTCAAATTCTCCGCACCTTCACCCATTACGGTTTTGCTTTTCTCTTTTACCGCCTTCCCTTCTGGGAACGATGGGGAGTGCGTATCCTGAAAGAAGCTCGCCAGAGACCCCCCCAGGAAAATCTCCGTCTCGCCCTGGAAGAGCTGGGAACAACGTTTATTAAGATTGGGCAGATTTTGAGCACCCGTCCAGACCTTCTGCCGGAAGAGTACTGTAGTGAACTCCGTAAGCTTCAGGACCAAGCTCCACCAGTGAGTTTTGGGAGTGTACGAGCAGTCGTCGAAAAAGAGCTCAAAAAACCTCTGGAGGAGGTCTTCGAACGCTTTGATGAAAAGCCCCTGGCCTCGGCTTCCATTGCCCAGGTTCACCGGGCAAAACTCCATGGTGGGCCACAGGTGGCGGTGAAAGTGCAAAAAGAAGGGGTAGAAGAAATGGTCCATTCTGATCTTGAGATTCTGACCTATCTTGCCCAGTTTATGGACCGTTTTAACCCCTCTGGAGAACCGGTGAGAGCTTCAGAGATGGTGGCTGAGTTCAAGAAATATCTCCTGCGTGAGATTGATTTCCTTTATGAGGCTTCCAACGCTTGCAAATTCGGTCACAACTTCGCTCAATTCCAGGGAGTGCAGATTCCTCGAGTTTTTGCCGAGTATTCAACGAAGCGCGTGCTTACCATGGAACTCATGGAAGGCATTCGTCTTTCACAGAGGGAAAATATCCCCAACGAAGTTGATTGTACCCGACTCGCTGAAACTGGTGTTAGGGCCATCTTCAAAATGATCTTTGAGGACGGATTTTATCATGCTGATCCTCATCCAGGAAATCTCCTGGTTTTGCCAGAGACCCAGGAACTGGTCTTTCTTGATTTTGGGATGGTCGGGGTGGTTGATGAAAGGACCAGAGAAAATATGCTGGCAATTCTCTCGGCTATCCTCAAAAAAGACGTAGAACGAGTGATGGAGCTCCTGGAAGAAGAATTTTTACTAACCCCTTTTCCCTCACCCCTCCATTTTCGTCTGGACCTGGCTGAACTCTTAGAACGGTATGTCTTTGTGGATCTGCGAGAAATCAACCTGCAAAGTCTTTTTGCCGACTTTTTCTATCTTTTGCGTCGGTACCGCCTGCGCTTTCCTTCTCACTTCTCTTTGCTTCTTCGGGCGTTAGCAGTGGCCGAAGGAACGGGTCTTTACCTTGACCCCCACTTTACGGTGGTGCCACACCTCAAAGCGTTTTTGGAAAAGACCTTTGCCCAGTACTTTACCTGGGATGAACTGTCTCATAAAATCACCGATTACGCCTTAGAGTGGCGTCGGCTTCTGGAGGAATTTCCTCGCCGCAGTCGTGAACTCCTGGTTCAGGTCTCTAAGGGTAAAATTCGCCTCCACTGGGAGAGTGAAGAACTCAAGGAACTGAACCGCCACCTGGAACAGACCACCAACCGCCTCTCTTTAAGCATTATTCTGGGGTCTTTGCTTATCGGTTCTTCTTTGATCTTCATCAATTATTCGCATTTACGCTCTCTCAGTATCCTGGGTATTCTGGGTTACGGTATTGCTGCGTTCCTTGGGGTGGTGCTGGTCATTGAAATCTTGAGTCATCATTAGGATTTGCGCTGTAGTGTTCTGGATGGGGCGCTTTCACCACGAAGAATTCAAGCATTTCTTTGTCTTTATTTTCGATGAGCATTCTTTGGTGGTATGGGATGGCAAGAATATACCCATGGGGGTACTCATGGGATTCTCTTTCGATGGTGATGGTCATGGCACCTTTTGCGATGATGAGGAAAACGTTGGAATTACTATAGTGTTCAGGAACACGCTCCCCGGGAGGGAGAACGATGTGATTAATCTGGACTATGTCCATATTGACAATCTGCTCAAGGCATTTTTCCATTCCCGTTTTAAATTGGTAGGCTTTGACCCCCACAAGCATTCCTCCTTTGCGGAATATTGGTAGATTAAGGGTATCAGAAGTTGGAGTTGTTGACTATACCCTTTTTATTGGAGGCTCGTTTTATCGCTCATAAACTCTTTTCCCGGTTTTGATGAAAATGGGATTGCAGTTAAGCCGGCCTTAAGTTGACAGGTTGAGTAACCTGTGCTATATAAAAATAGATTCTTTTTTCACTGAAAGAAGTAAGCCATTGGAGGGGACTGATGGCTGGTGTTTACCAGGCGAAAGTTCATGAGGAAAACCTGAGACGGGTTATCCGTTTCGTCCACCGACAAGGGACCACCAATCGTGTAGCAATTGCCCGGGCTTTGAATCTCAGTTTGTCTACGGTCACCAACCTGGTTGCAGAACTGAAACAACAAGGTCTCATCCAAGAAGGAGGTTCGGGTCAATCGACGGGGGGAAGGAAGCCCCTCCTTCTTCACTTTAACCGGGAATGGGGTCTGGTGGTGGCGGTCAAGATTGGGGCT comes from Atribacterota bacterium and encodes:
- a CDS encoding GH1 family beta-glucosidase, with protein sequence MPHFPSDFLFGVATSAHQIEGAWNEDGKGENIWDRFAHTPGNIADGTTGDVACDHYHRYEEDVALMRELGVNAYRFSIAWARIFPEGKGQVNQKGLDFYRRLIDTLKETGIRAVVTLYHWDLPQRLQEEGGWENEATIHAFTHYAKLLFQTFKDDVDLWITHNEPWVVAFPGNYEGRLAPGKKDFGVALQVARNLILSHGYTLKTFREEGIKKPIGITLNLSPVQPATEREEDQEAAQRYDGFLNRFFLDPFFRGQFPEDMLSFYQKKGFTFPQLNSKEGALVSQPLDFLGINYYFRHVIARGTEPVLETMPVEPPDAEKSSMGWEIYPAGMHEIVRRVTQEYTPRAIYITENGYASPDTISQDGPVEDPKRIEYLRSHLLSLHRAIDEGAPVKGYFVWSLMDNFEWSSGLAKRFGLVYVDYPTLRRIPKKSFYFYQEVIRQRALS
- a CDS encoding SIS domain-containing protein; the protein is MNQLYREIAEQPEVFRRIAASCITEEQFLAWQRQLPGRIYFVGMGSSLFAAYPAYLYLLEGGFPVEWIDASEFLHYGLGGIRNQDTLFLLSQSGESYEILKILEKLSVKPYRIGVTASLESTMAKKCDTIIDILSGPEKAITSTKTHTAMLSVLNLWAMAYRGDREGFFRAKGELENVADEAERLITSSPEWARRAIYNLELLQESDARVIIARGYSLSAAWHGCLSFYECAKETFLSFSGGQFRHGPLELAVKKMLAVLLMPPGRTAIPMQGLAEFLVQKGVKVLSIGQCALAPRYNLEVLPFYANNEFFAPLLSIITIMLLSYYIAEEKGIEPGTAYLIKKITLEE
- a CDS encoding carbohydrate kinase family protein, whose amino-acid sequence is MSRAFVIGNISLDLILGGIDDFPDWGVEVLVPGYVMRPGGEGSNAALALADLGMETFIVGTIGQDETGEEIARSFKRRKIRTEFLFFESDFQTGLSVALTHRDTQERSFFTELGAQSALSLTHLAQVFSAIADGDCVLLGGYFLSSGIRQPGLPDMLWKLKKEKRVTLFLDTGWPTEGWAEEVKKETQRLLAPFDYFLPNEKEISGLVDFPEDIFRFFSGTLLVKSGKEGCFCYTPSDAFSVPTIPVKVQDTIGAGDYFDAGFIFALAEGYGLKEALVVANLVASLNIASSPRREKLVNHDEVRKYLRQ
- a CDS encoding AarF/ABC1/UbiB kinase family protein codes for the protein MTLFNRSLVRNLKRLRQILRTFTHYGFAFLFYRLPFWERWGVRILKEARQRPPQENLRLALEELGTTFIKIGQILSTRPDLLPEEYCSELRKLQDQAPPVSFGSVRAVVEKELKKPLEEVFERFDEKPLASASIAQVHRAKLHGGPQVAVKVQKEGVEEMVHSDLEILTYLAQFMDRFNPSGEPVRASEMVAEFKKYLLREIDFLYEASNACKFGHNFAQFQGVQIPRVFAEYSTKRVLTMELMEGIRLSQRENIPNEVDCTRLAETGVRAIFKMIFEDGFYHADPHPGNLLVLPETQELVFLDFGMVGVVDERTRENMLAILSAILKKDVERVMELLEEEFLLTPFPSPLHFRLDLAELLERYVFVDLREINLQSLFADFFYLLRRYRLRFPSHFSLLLRALAVAEGTGLYLDPHFTVVPHLKAFLEKTFAQYFTWDELSHKITDYALEWRRLLEEFPRRSRELLVQVSKGKIRLHWESEELKELNRHLEQTTNRLSLSIILGSLLIGSSLIFINYSHLRSLSILGILGYGIAAFLGVVLVIEILSHH
- a CDS encoding cupin domain-containing protein, which produces MLVGVKAYQFKTGMEKCLEQIVNMDIVQINHIVLPPGERVPEHYSNSNVFLIIAKGAMTITIERESHEYPHGYILAIPYHQRMLIENKDKEMLEFFVVKAPHPEHYSANPNDDSRFQ